The following are from one region of the Mycolicibacterium diernhoferi genome:
- a CDS encoding crotonase/enoyl-CoA hydratase family protein gives MSTEAVTEPGALTERRGNVLIITINRPEARNAVNASVSIGVGDALAAAQDDPEIRAIVLTGAGDKSFCAGADLKAISRGENLFHPDHPEWGFAGYVRHFVDKPTIAAVNGTALGGGTELALASDLVVAEERAKFGLPEVKRGLIAGAGGVFRIVQQLPQKLALELVYTGEPLSSQDALKWGLINKVVPDGTVLDAALELAERIAVNAPLAVRASKRVSYGAIDGVVAADEPFWKQTFSEFSTLLKTEDAMEGPMAFAQKREPVWKAK, from the coding sequence GTGAGCACCGAGGCCGTGACCGAACCCGGCGCCCTCACCGAGCGCCGGGGCAACGTCCTGATCATCACGATCAACCGGCCCGAGGCACGCAACGCGGTCAACGCGTCGGTGTCCATCGGCGTCGGTGATGCCTTGGCGGCCGCCCAGGACGATCCGGAGATCCGGGCCATCGTGCTGACCGGTGCCGGGGACAAGTCGTTCTGCGCGGGTGCCGACCTGAAGGCGATCTCCCGCGGCGAGAACCTCTTTCACCCGGATCACCCGGAGTGGGGCTTCGCCGGCTACGTGCGGCACTTCGTCGACAAGCCGACGATCGCCGCGGTCAACGGCACCGCACTGGGCGGCGGTACCGAATTGGCGTTGGCCAGTGACCTGGTGGTCGCCGAGGAGCGCGCGAAATTCGGTCTGCCCGAAGTGAAGCGCGGCCTCATCGCCGGCGCGGGTGGAGTGTTCCGCATTGTGCAGCAGTTGCCGCAGAAGTTGGCTCTGGAGCTGGTGTACACCGGTGAACCGCTGTCCTCGCAGGACGCACTCAAGTGGGGCCTGATCAACAAGGTGGTGCCGGACGGCACCGTCCTGGACGCGGCCCTGGAGCTCGCCGAACGCATCGCGGTGAACGCGCCGTTGGCCGTTCGCGCCAGCAAGCGGGTGTCCTACGGAGCGATCGACGGCGTCGTCGCCGCCGACGAGCCGTTCTGGAAGCAGACCTTCAGCGAGTTCTCCACGCTGCTGAAGACCGAGGACGCCATGGAAGGGCCAATGGCCTTCGCGCAGAAGCGCGAACCGGTCTGGAAAGCAAAGTAA
- a CDS encoding enoyl-CoA hydratase: MTYRSIDQLTVELSDGVLSVTLNRPDTLNSLSEAMLTGIAEALTQAATDPDVRVVKLSGAGRGFCSGAGISAEDISAKSVNGPEVVLDAANDAVRAIVALPKPVVAVVQGPAAGVGVSLATACDVVLASEKAFFMLAFTKIGLMPDGGASALIAAAVGRIRAQRMALLAERITAAEAYDWGLVTSVHAPEELDAAVDKVLATLSGGPAVSLRKTKQAINDATLTELEAAIAREREGQLILLTSKDFAEGTKAFQEGRRATFSDH; encoded by the coding sequence ATGACGTATCGCAGCATCGACCAGTTGACCGTGGAACTCTCCGATGGCGTGTTGTCGGTGACGCTGAACCGCCCCGACACCCTGAACTCGTTGTCGGAGGCGATGCTGACCGGCATCGCCGAGGCCCTCACCCAGGCCGCCACCGACCCGGACGTCCGCGTCGTGAAGTTGTCCGGCGCCGGCCGCGGTTTCTGCTCCGGTGCCGGGATCAGCGCCGAGGACATCTCCGCCAAGAGCGTCAACGGCCCCGAGGTGGTGCTCGACGCCGCCAACGACGCGGTACGCGCCATCGTCGCGCTGCCCAAGCCGGTGGTCGCGGTGGTCCAGGGCCCGGCGGCCGGGGTCGGGGTATCACTGGCTACCGCCTGCGATGTCGTACTCGCTTCGGAGAAGGCGTTTTTCATGCTCGCCTTCACCAAGATCGGTCTGATGCCCGACGGTGGCGCCTCGGCGTTGATCGCCGCGGCGGTCGGCCGCATCCGCGCCCAGCGGATGGCGCTGCTCGCCGAGCGGATCACCGCGGCCGAGGCCTACGACTGGGGTCTGGTCACCTCGGTGCACGCCCCCGAGGAACTCGACGCCGCGGTGGACAAGGTGCTGGCCACCCTGTCCGGCGGGCCGGCCGTCTCGCTGCGCAAGACCAAGCAGGCCATCAACGACGCCACCCTCACCGAACTGGAAGCGGCCATTGCCCGCGAGCGCGAAGGGCAGCTGATCCTGCTGACCTCCAAGGATTTCGCCGAAGGCACCAAGGCCTTCCAGGAAGGCCGCCGGGCCACCTTCAGCGATCACTGA
- a CDS encoding MFS transporter, with translation MTVLRAPGRLHWAWVVAGVSFVAILGAAAFRSVPGVMMNPLHQEFGWSHGTVGVAMAVNMTLYGVTAPFAAALMDRFGVRPVLSGALLLIASGSALSVVMTASWQLVLLWGVLVGIGTGAISMGFVATVATRWFEARRGLVTGVLTAASATGQLIFLPVVAEVTTRHGWRWASLIVAAAALAVVPLVAVFMRNHPRDLGLTAYGADTGTGAEVATGTFRAAFDGLLIGLRSRPFWLLAASFAICGMTTNGLIGTHFIPAANDHGMPTTLAAGLLATIGILDVAGTVFSGWLTDRVDPRLLLCVYYAGRGISLLLLPSLLSPQAEPGTWVFIIFYGLDWVATVPPTIVLCRDFFGSRSPVVFGWVFASHQLGAAVAAAGAGWIRDLQGTYDLAFYLAAGLCFGAAMLCAGVRRPVSAAQG, from the coding sequence ATGACAGTTCTGCGCGCCCCCGGACGGCTGCACTGGGCCTGGGTGGTGGCCGGCGTCAGCTTCGTGGCGATCCTCGGCGCGGCCGCGTTCCGGTCGGTGCCCGGGGTCATGATGAACCCGCTGCACCAGGAGTTCGGCTGGTCGCACGGCACGGTGGGTGTCGCGATGGCCGTCAACATGACGCTCTACGGCGTCACGGCGCCGTTCGCCGCCGCGCTGATGGACCGCTTCGGCGTGCGCCCGGTGCTGTCCGGCGCCCTGCTGCTGATCGCGTCCGGCTCGGCGCTGAGCGTCGTGATGACGGCGAGCTGGCAGCTGGTGCTGCTGTGGGGTGTGCTGGTCGGCATCGGCACCGGCGCCATCTCGATGGGCTTCGTGGCCACCGTGGCCACCCGATGGTTCGAGGCGCGCCGCGGCCTCGTCACCGGGGTGCTGACGGCGGCCAGCGCCACCGGGCAGCTGATCTTCCTGCCGGTGGTGGCCGAGGTGACCACCCGGCACGGCTGGCGCTGGGCGTCGCTGATCGTGGCGGCCGCGGCGCTGGCGGTGGTGCCGCTGGTCGCGGTGTTCATGCGCAACCATCCGCGCGACCTCGGCCTGACCGCCTACGGTGCCGACACCGGCACCGGGGCCGAGGTGGCGACCGGGACGTTCCGGGCGGCCTTCGACGGGCTGCTCATCGGGCTGCGGTCCCGGCCGTTCTGGCTGCTCGCGGCGTCCTTCGCGATCTGCGGGATGACCACCAACGGGCTGATCGGCACGCATTTCATCCCGGCGGCCAACGACCACGGCATGCCGACCACACTGGCCGCCGGGCTGCTGGCCACCATCGGGATTCTCGACGTGGCCGGCACGGTGTTCTCCGGCTGGCTCACCGACCGGGTCGATCCGCGGCTGCTGCTGTGCGTGTACTACGCCGGGCGCGGCATCTCCCTGCTGCTGTTGCCGTCGCTGCTGTCCCCGCAGGCCGAGCCGGGCACCTGGGTGTTCATCATCTTCTACGGGCTGGACTGGGTGGCCACCGTGCCGCCGACGATCGTGTTGTGCCGTGACTTCTTCGGCTCCCGGTCGCCGGTCGTGTTCGGCTGGGTCTTCGCCTCCCACCAGCTCGGCGCCGCCGTCGCGGCCGCCGGCGCCGGCTGGATCCGCGACCTGCAGGGCACCTATGACCTGGCGTTTTACCTGGCGGCGGGGTTGTGCTTCGGGGCTGCGATGCTGTGCGCGGGGGTGCGCCGCCCGGTATCGGCGGCACAGGGGTGA
- a CDS encoding gamma carbonic anhydrase family protein, whose translation MTAMPEPLIIPIQGRAPALHAESWVAPNASVIGQVILAAKASVWYGATLRAEFEPIEIGVGSNLQDGVTAHVDPGFPLRVGSNVSVGHNAVLHGCTVEDGCLIGMGAIVLNGAVIGAGSLVGAGAVVPQGAVIPPGSLVAGVPGKVRRELTDEEKAHNIVNAQVYQGLIELHR comes from the coding sequence ATGACGGCCATGCCTGAACCGCTGATCATTCCCATCCAGGGCCGAGCTCCCGCACTGCACGCCGAATCCTGGGTTGCGCCCAACGCCAGCGTGATCGGTCAGGTCATCCTCGCCGCGAAGGCCAGTGTCTGGTACGGCGCCACCCTGCGGGCGGAGTTCGAACCCATCGAGATCGGTGTCGGCTCCAACCTGCAGGACGGCGTCACCGCCCATGTCGATCCGGGTTTCCCGCTGCGGGTGGGATCCAACGTCAGCGTCGGGCACAACGCGGTGCTGCACGGCTGCACCGTCGAGGATGGCTGCCTGATCGGGATGGGTGCGATCGTGCTCAACGGTGCGGTGATCGGCGCGGGTTCGCTGGTCGGGGCCGGCGCCGTGGTCCCGCAGGGCGCGGTCATCCCGCCCGGATCGCTGGTGGCCGGGGTGCCGGGCAAGGTCCGTCGCGAGCTGACCGACGAAGAGAAGGCCCACAACATCGTGAACGCCCAGGTCTACCAGGGGCTCATCGAACTGCACCGGTAG
- a CDS encoding fasciclin domain-containing protein, whose protein sequence is MHARTGKLFGVAVASAAIMVAGTTVVAQAEPETPTSPIAEPKGPACDATVKAVSSGPGSLAGLQKAQSSVALASIPEISTFSEAVSGQLNPAVNVASVLDNGPYVVFAPTNEAFEKLSPEELETLKTDPVAMTALVYYHMALGILGPDDIEGTFNTQQGKPVKVKGSGGDITVNDAKVVCGGIGADHMRIYMLDTVLDPNNAPDPISPAGTSTTSTTATETTAAETTESSEASETVTVTETTAAEAAAAESTVTSTTATPAG, encoded by the coding sequence GTGCACGCTCGCACCGGCAAGCTCTTCGGCGTCGCGGTCGCATCCGCGGCCATCATGGTCGCAGGGACGACCGTCGTGGCCCAGGCCGAACCCGAAACACCGACGTCGCCGATCGCCGAACCCAAGGGCCCGGCCTGCGACGCCACCGTGAAGGCGGTGTCCTCGGGCCCGGGTTCACTGGCCGGCCTGCAGAAGGCACAGTCGTCCGTCGCACTGGCGAGCATCCCGGAGATCTCCACCTTCTCCGAGGCCGTCTCCGGCCAGCTCAACCCGGCCGTGAACGTCGCCTCGGTGCTCGACAACGGGCCCTACGTGGTGTTCGCGCCGACCAACGAGGCCTTCGAGAAGCTGTCGCCCGAAGAGCTGGAGACGCTCAAGACGGATCCGGTCGCGATGACCGCGCTCGTGTACTACCACATGGCGCTCGGCATCCTGGGCCCCGATGACATCGAGGGCACCTTCAACACCCAGCAGGGCAAGCCGGTCAAGGTGAAGGGCAGCGGTGGCGACATCACCGTCAACGACGCCAAGGTCGTCTGCGGCGGCATCGGCGCCGATCACATGCGCATCTACATGCTGGACACGGTGCTGGACCCGAACAACGCGCCGGACCCGATCTCTCCGGCCGGCACCAGCACGACCAGCACCACGGCCACCGAGACGACTGCGGCCGAGACCACCGAATCCTCCGAGGCATCGGAGACGGTCACCGTCACCGAGACCACCGCAGCGGAGGCGGCGGCCGCCGAGAGCACCGTCACCTCGACGACGGCCACCCCGGCCGGCTGA
- a CDS encoding acyl-CoA dehydrogenase family protein, with translation MKRTIYEAEHEAFRQTVKDYIERELVPNSEKWETERLVDRSAYTAAGKYGLIGFNMPEEFGGGGSDDFRFNAIIDEEIAKAGVHGPALSLHNDVVGPYFNELANDEQKQRWMPGITSGELIIAIAMTEPGAGSDLAGIRTSAVRDGDDWIINGSKTFISSGINCDLCVVVARTDPEAGHKGFTLFVVERGMEGFTRGRKLDKMGLHSQDTSELHFENVRVPSANLLGKEGRGFYHLMTNLPSERLSIAISAIAGARAVFQETLQYAKDRKAFGQPIGSFQHNRFLLAEMETELDVTENYIDRCLQGVVDGELTAVEAAKAKWFATETAKKIIDNCVQLHGGYGYMLEYRVARAYVDGRIQTIFGGTTEIMKEIIGRDLGV, from the coding sequence ATGAAGAGAACGATCTACGAGGCGGAGCACGAAGCCTTCCGCCAGACCGTCAAGGACTACATCGAGCGTGAGCTCGTGCCCAACTCGGAGAAGTGGGAGACCGAGCGCCTGGTCGACCGGTCCGCGTACACCGCGGCCGGCAAGTACGGGCTCATCGGCTTCAACATGCCCGAGGAGTTCGGCGGCGGCGGCTCGGACGACTTCCGGTTCAACGCCATCATCGACGAGGAGATCGCCAAGGCCGGTGTGCACGGCCCGGCGCTCAGCCTGCACAACGACGTCGTCGGCCCGTACTTCAACGAGCTGGCCAACGACGAGCAGAAGCAGCGCTGGATGCCCGGCATCACCAGCGGCGAGCTGATCATCGCGATCGCGATGACCGAGCCCGGCGCCGGCAGCGACCTGGCGGGCATCCGCACTTCGGCGGTGCGCGACGGTGACGACTGGATCATCAACGGGTCCAAGACGTTCATCTCCTCGGGCATCAACTGCGACCTGTGCGTCGTGGTGGCCCGCACCGATCCGGAAGCCGGCCACAAGGGCTTCACCCTGTTCGTGGTGGAGCGCGGTATGGAGGGCTTCACCCGGGGCCGCAAGCTCGACAAGATGGGCCTGCACAGCCAGGACACCTCCGAGCTGCACTTCGAGAACGTCCGGGTGCCGAGCGCCAACCTGCTCGGCAAGGAAGGTCGCGGGTTCTACCACCTGATGACCAACCTGCCGTCGGAGCGCCTGTCGATCGCCATCTCCGCGATCGCCGGTGCCCGCGCCGTGTTCCAGGAGACGCTGCAGTACGCCAAGGATCGCAAGGCGTTCGGGCAGCCGATCGGCAGCTTCCAGCACAACCGTTTCCTGCTCGCCGAGATGGAGACCGAGCTCGACGTCACCGAGAACTACATCGACCGCTGCCTGCAGGGCGTGGTCGACGGTGAGCTGACCGCCGTCGAGGCGGCCAAGGCCAAGTGGTTCGCCACCGAGACCGCCAAGAAGATCATCGACAACTGCGTGCAGCTGCACGGCGGCTACGGCTACATGCTGGAGTACCGCGTGGCGCGCGCCTACGTCGACGGCCGCATCCAGACGATCTTCGGTGGTACCACCGAGATCATGAAGGAGATCATCGGACGCGACCTGGGGGTCTAG
- a CDS encoding NAD(P)H-binding protein: MRILLTGATGYIGSRLVTELLEAGHQVAVTSRDPGRLADYGWYSRVTAVPMDARESRSTTAAFEAAGQIDVVYYLLHGIGDPGFRESDNRAAGNVGEVARAAGVRRIVYLGGFVPGADTLSDHLAGRAEVAEALHVDGGPEVVWLGAALIIGAGSTSFEILRYVSDRFPVLPLPSWMSNPIDPISIRDVLHYLVAAADPDLVPAGSYDISGPETTTYRDLLLTYARLSGNRQFEVPVGAVPTALVSRVSAAVLPVPGGLTADLTASLDYPMTANDDGLRALVPDPDGGLLTVEDAMLRALAMHPRRPVDKLADSHHLADTDPDWAGGDVARIRQLTPWIARPALSMLAPLPGPAKAAVRTGLDVLAGLAAKVDPR; this comes from the coding sequence ATGCGGATCCTGCTGACCGGTGCCACCGGCTATATCGGCTCGCGGCTCGTCACCGAACTCCTCGAAGCAGGTCATCAGGTGGCGGTCACCAGCCGTGACCCGGGACGGCTGGCCGACTACGGCTGGTACTCCCGTGTCACCGCCGTGCCGATGGATGCGCGTGAATCCCGTTCCACCACTGCTGCTTTCGAGGCTGCGGGCCAGATCGACGTGGTGTACTACCTGCTGCACGGGATCGGGGACCCGGGTTTCCGGGAATCGGACAACCGCGCCGCGGGAAATGTCGGGGAGGTGGCCCGCGCCGCCGGGGTGCGACGCATCGTCTACCTGGGCGGATTCGTGCCCGGCGCCGATACGCTGTCGGATCATCTGGCCGGCCGTGCCGAGGTGGCCGAGGCACTGCACGTCGACGGTGGCCCAGAAGTCGTGTGGCTGGGTGCGGCGCTGATCATCGGTGCGGGATCGACCTCTTTCGAGATCCTGCGCTATGTCAGCGACCGGTTCCCGGTCCTGCCGCTGCCCTCTTGGATGTCCAATCCGATCGACCCGATATCGATCCGCGATGTGCTGCACTACCTGGTCGCCGCGGCCGATCCCGACCTGGTCCCGGCCGGCTCCTATGACATCAGTGGGCCGGAGACCACCACCTACCGCGACCTGCTCCTGACCTACGCCCGACTCAGCGGCAATCGGCAGTTCGAGGTCCCGGTCGGTGCTGTGCCCACCGCGCTGGTGTCCCGGGTGTCGGCGGCGGTGCTGCCGGTGCCCGGCGGTCTGACAGCGGATCTGACTGCCTCCCTGGACTATCCGATGACCGCAAACGATGACGGGCTGCGCGCTCTGGTGCCCGACCCGGATGGCGGCCTGCTCACGGTGGAGGACGCCATGCTGCGTGCGCTGGCCATGCATCCGCGCCGTCCGGTCGACAAGCTGGCCGATTCGCATCATCTCGCCGACACCGACCCGGACTGGGCGGGCGGCGATGTGGCCCGGATCCGGCAGCTCACTCCGTGGATTGCGCGCCCCGCGCTGAGCATGCTGGCCCCCCTTCCGGGGCCGGCCAAGGCGGCGGTTCGCACCGGGCTCGATGTGTTGGCCGGGCTGGCAGCGAAGGTGGATCCGCGTTGA
- a CDS encoding thiolase family protein, with protein sequence MAEAVIVEAVRSPVGKRNGALSGIHPAELSAQVLNGLVERAGVDPALVDDVIWGCVMQAGEQALDIARTAVLSAGWPETVPGVTVDRQCGSSQQSLHFAVAGVVAGHYDVVVAGGVESMSRTPMGSSLANGGNPYGESFKARYTQTPNQGVGAEMIAEQWGLSRTQLDEFSLRSHEKAAAAQDSGAFKDQIVGIKTKDADGNDTVVLEDGGIRRGGTVESMAKIKPAFREDGVIHAGNSSQISDGSAALLIMSAEKAKDLGLKPLAKVHTAVLAGADPVIMLTAPIPATQKALAKSGLSVDQIGAFEVNEAFAPVPMAWLKDIGADEAKLNPNGGAIALGHPLGGSGARILTTLLYHMRDNNIQYGLQTMCEGGGQANATILELL encoded by the coding sequence ATGGCTGAAGCGGTCATCGTCGAGGCAGTTCGCTCACCAGTCGGCAAGCGCAACGGCGCCCTGTCGGGTATCCACCCGGCCGAGCTGTCGGCCCAGGTCCTCAACGGCCTCGTCGAGCGTGCCGGTGTCGACCCCGCCCTCGTCGACGACGTCATCTGGGGTTGCGTCATGCAGGCCGGTGAGCAGGCGCTCGACATCGCCCGCACCGCGGTGCTGTCCGCCGGCTGGCCCGAGACCGTCCCGGGCGTGACCGTGGACCGCCAGTGTGGCTCCAGCCAGCAGTCGCTGCACTTCGCCGTTGCCGGTGTGGTGGCCGGGCACTACGACGTCGTCGTCGCCGGTGGCGTCGAGTCGATGTCGCGCACCCCGATGGGCTCCTCGCTGGCCAACGGCGGCAACCCCTACGGTGAGTCGTTCAAGGCCCGCTACACCCAGACCCCGAACCAGGGCGTGGGTGCGGAGATGATCGCCGAGCAGTGGGGCCTGTCCCGCACCCAGCTCGACGAGTTCTCCCTGCGTTCGCATGAGAAGGCCGCCGCCGCACAGGATTCCGGCGCATTCAAGGATCAGATCGTGGGCATCAAGACCAAGGACGCCGACGGCAACGACACCGTCGTGCTCGAAGACGGCGGCATCCGTCGTGGCGGCACCGTCGAGTCGATGGCCAAGATCAAGCCGGCCTTCCGCGAAGACGGTGTGATCCACGCCGGCAACTCCAGCCAGATCTCCGACGGTTCGGCCGCGCTGCTGATCATGTCGGCGGAGAAGGCCAAGGACCTGGGCCTCAAGCCGCTGGCCAAGGTGCACACCGCGGTGCTCGCCGGCGCCGACCCGGTCATCATGCTGACCGCGCCGATCCCGGCCACCCAGAAGGCCCTGGCCAAGTCCGGCCTGAGCGTCGACCAGATCGGTGCCTTCGAGGTCAACGAGGCCTTCGCCCCGGTTCCGATGGCGTGGCTGAAGGACATCGGCGCCGACGAGGCCAAACTGAACCCCAACGGTGGCGCCATCGCCCTGGGCCACCCGCTCGGCGGCTCCGGTGCGCGCATCCTGACCACGCTGCTGTACCACATGCGCGACAACAACATTCAGTACGGCCTGCAGACCATGTGTGAAGGCGGCGGCCAGGCCAACGCGACCATCCTCGAGCTGCTGTGA
- a CDS encoding CPBP family intramembrane glutamic endopeptidase — translation MSDPVLTQPWWRTPAVGVSEPPSVVRRRRITVSVVLVIGAVLLSLSLTRSPGDASFYWLTLAMAAVWIGGGIVSGPLQLGAVRYAGQERSPALAGTAVGLIVAAAFVAGALVAREIPGVREYITDVLVFANQGALPLVVFITVINGLAEEVFFRGALYTALGTFYPAIVSTIIYIFTTLASGNPMLGFAAVLLGAVCAYERWVTGGVLAPMLTHFWWGLAMVLVLPPLFGV, via the coding sequence TTGAGTGATCCGGTATTGACGCAGCCCTGGTGGCGGACCCCGGCCGTCGGCGTGTCCGAACCTCCGTCGGTGGTGCGCAGGCGCCGCATCACCGTGTCGGTGGTGTTGGTGATCGGGGCCGTCCTGCTGAGCCTTTCGCTGACCCGGTCGCCGGGCGACGCCTCGTTCTACTGGCTCACGCTGGCGATGGCCGCGGTCTGGATCGGAGGTGGGATCGTCTCGGGCCCACTGCAGTTGGGCGCGGTGCGCTACGCGGGGCAGGAGCGGTCGCCGGCGCTGGCCGGCACCGCCGTCGGCCTGATCGTGGCCGCCGCGTTCGTGGCCGGTGCACTGGTGGCCCGCGAGATCCCCGGTGTGCGTGAATACATCACCGACGTACTGGTTTTCGCGAACCAGGGGGCGTTGCCGCTGGTCGTGTTCATCACGGTGATCAACGGTCTCGCCGAGGAGGTGTTCTTCCGTGGCGCGCTGTACACCGCGCTGGGCACCTTCTATCCCGCGATCGTGTCGACGATCATCTACATCTTCACCACCCTGGCCTCCGGCAACCCGATGCTCGGTTTCGCGGCGGTCCTGCTGGGCGCGGTGTGCGCCTACGAGCGGTGGGTCACCGGCGGTGTGCTGGCGCCCATGCTGACCCACTTCTGGTGGGGGCTGGCGATGGTGCTGGTGCTGCCGCCCCTGTTCGGTGTCTGA
- a CDS encoding GlxA family transcriptional regulator, translating into MHRVAVLWLPPVVGFDATIAPTLFGSATDERGAALYEVTTCAVTAGPVPATTGFAMLPAAGAEALAEADTVVIPGTRYPPARVDGALEPEVVAALETIRPGTRLVSICTGAFVLAAAGVLDGRPATTHWRHADALRTLYPRVRVDENVLFVDDGDVLTSAGLAAGIDLCLHIIRADHGARVANDVARYCVVPPWREGGQAQFIDHQLPVTDQASTAATRQWALAHLGEELTVQVLARHAHLNARTFNRRFRAETGEAPGSWIRNRRLDRARELLESRDLSVDEVARLSGLGTGGNLRHHLRRGVGMSPTSYRKVYQGVQGRV; encoded by the coding sequence ATGCATCGGGTCGCCGTTCTGTGGCTGCCGCCGGTGGTGGGTTTCGACGCCACCATCGCGCCGACGCTGTTCGGCAGTGCCACCGACGAGCGCGGCGCCGCGCTGTACGAGGTGACCACGTGTGCGGTCACCGCCGGACCGGTGCCGGCCACCACCGGTTTCGCGATGCTCCCGGCGGCCGGGGCGGAGGCGCTGGCCGAAGCCGACACCGTCGTCATCCCGGGCACCCGGTATCCGCCCGCCCGTGTCGACGGCGCGCTGGAACCCGAGGTGGTCGCCGCACTCGAGACGATCCGGCCCGGCACCCGGCTGGTGTCCATCTGCACCGGGGCCTTCGTGCTCGCGGCCGCCGGGGTGCTCGACGGGCGCCCGGCCACCACCCACTGGCGGCACGCCGATGCGCTGCGGACGCTGTATCCCCGCGTGCGGGTCGACGAGAACGTCCTGTTCGTCGACGACGGTGACGTACTCACCTCGGCGGGGCTGGCGGCGGGAATCGACCTGTGCCTGCACATCATCCGGGCCGACCACGGCGCCCGGGTGGCCAACGACGTCGCCCGGTACTGCGTGGTGCCGCCGTGGCGTGAAGGCGGCCAGGCCCAGTTCATCGACCATCAGCTGCCGGTGACCGATCAGGCCTCCACCGCCGCCACCCGGCAGTGGGCCTTGGCTCATCTCGGCGAGGAACTGACCGTGCAGGTGCTGGCCCGGCATGCACACCTGAACGCGCGCACCTTCAACCGCCGGTTCCGCGCGGAAACCGGTGAGGCGCCGGGCAGTTGGATCCGTAACCGCCGCCTGGACCGGGCCCGAGAACTGCTCGAATCCCGGGATCTGTCCGTCGACGAGGTGGCCCGGTTGTCCGGATTGGGGACCGGCGGAAATCTGCGACATCACCTGCGGCGCGGGGTCGGGATGTCCCCGACGAGTTACCGCAAGGTGTATCAGGGTGTTCAGGGCCGAGTCTGA
- the tet(V) gene encoding tetracycline efflux MFS transporter Tet(V), whose protein sequence is MSTQVGGSGWRVLAPFKFRDYRLLIAAVACSIFATGMWTVVMALQVIAISNDPAALSLVATCLAGGLVAFVLVGGIAADRFPQRRIIILVEAVNTVAVSAVAVLGLLGSLRLWHMAIASAALGIAAAFFFPAYSAYLPRLLPAEQLLAANGIEGVMRPTLQQAIGPGMAGVLIGATFPTVGAVICAVLYGTGLTLLIATRPVVHRPETESAKTRVLTDLREGFRFMVRTPWLLATLLFASGFVLLIMGPIEVLLPFITNARFENGERTFGFVLAAFGAGGAVGALAVSTWRLPRRYMSVLMSCWCIGNLPIIVLGYTSSFLLMSSASFVIGVTSGAAMVIWGTLLQRRVPPQMLGRVSSLDFFVSLVFMPVSMAVAGPLSKVISIETIFLIAGVGPVLLGSVAYLAARMFRDEIEHPLDVR, encoded by the coding sequence GTGAGTACGCAAGTGGGCGGTTCGGGCTGGCGGGTACTCGCACCCTTCAAGTTCCGTGACTACCGACTGCTGATCGCCGCGGTCGCGTGTTCGATCTTCGCGACCGGCATGTGGACCGTGGTGATGGCGCTGCAGGTCATCGCGATCAGCAATGATCCGGCCGCACTGTCGCTGGTGGCCACCTGCCTGGCCGGCGGTCTGGTCGCCTTCGTGCTCGTGGGAGGCATTGCGGCCGACCGGTTTCCGCAACGTCGTATCATCATCCTCGTCGAGGCGGTGAACACCGTCGCGGTGAGTGCGGTGGCGGTGCTGGGCCTGCTCGGCTCGTTGCGACTCTGGCACATGGCGATCGCCTCGGCGGCGCTCGGGATCGCGGCGGCCTTCTTCTTCCCGGCCTACAGCGCGTATCTGCCCCGGCTGCTACCGGCCGAACAACTGTTGGCGGCCAACGGAATCGAGGGCGTCATGCGCCCGACGCTGCAGCAGGCCATCGGCCCGGGCATGGCCGGTGTGCTGATCGGCGCCACCTTCCCGACCGTCGGCGCTGTCATCTGTGCGGTGCTCTACGGCACCGGGTTGACACTGCTGATCGCCACCCGTCCCGTCGTGCATCGGCCGGAAACCGAGTCCGCCAAAACCCGGGTACTCACCGATCTGCGCGAGGGATTCCGGTTCATGGTGCGGACCCCGTGGCTGCTGGCCACGCTGCTGTTCGCCAGTGGCTTCGTGCTGTTGATCATGGGACCGATCGAAGTCCTGTTGCCCTTCATCACCAACGCGCGCTTCGAAAACGGGGAACGAACCTTCGGTTTCGTGCTGGCCGCGTTCGGCGCCGGCGGCGCGGTCGGTGCGCTGGCGGTGTCCACGTGGCGGCTGCCGCGCCGCTACATGTCGGTGCTGATGTCGTGCTGGTGTATCGGCAACCTGCCGATCATCGTGCTGGGCTACACCTCGTCGTTTCTGCTGATGTCGTCGGCATCCTTCGTCATCGGCGTGACCAGCGGTGCGGCCATGGTCATCTGGGGCACCCTGTTGCAGCGCCGGGTGCCGCCGCAGATGCTGGGCCGGGTGTCCAGCCTGGACTTCTTCGTCTCCCTGGTGTTCATGCCGGTGTCGATGGCGGTGGCCGGGCCGCTGTCCAAGGTCATCTCGATCGAGACGATCTTCCTGATCGCGGGGGTGGGACCGGTACTGCTCGGATCGGTCGCCTACCTCGCGGCGCGGATGTTCCGCGACGAGATCGAGCATCCGCTCGACGTCCGGTGA